A single genomic interval of Oceanithermus profundus DSM 14977 harbors:
- a CDS encoding molybdopterin-dependent oxidoreductase: MPKVKVNDRTVEVPPGTSAMDAIFHAGYDVPLFCAERHLSPTGSCRMCLVRAGAPRKGPDGEWITDESGEVKIFWFPKLMASCTLAVSEGMVIDTLSDEVRHAQSGMVELTLANHPLDCPTCDKGGACDLQDRAYEYGLDEKFYTGPEGEPVYTRYAFTKRHVDKHHPLSEFIILDRERCIHCKRCVRYFEEIPGDQVLDFIERAVHTFIGTADEGLPSNFSGNITDICPVGALLDRVARFRGRNWEFEQTPSVSTDDASGQFIWIDARSGRIERIRARENPELNDIWISDAARFGHEWADTDRITRPMVRKGGSLEPATWEEALAAMRQGLEGVDRKRVGVVLPGDATLEEGLAAAELAKQLESGFLDFEGRTAVPASNFPAASFASVLEADYLLVVGDPTEELPIAHVWIHKRLRGVPMPPRFNHGTPIADLAIREHTPPDPRLLGAFAPHPTRVMEWAEAKGVFEPGHAVALLAAFEAALAGREPTEVPGVDPAAVGRAAERWLAAEKRVLFLGAEVLMDPEAAKLAEKIAKSQGAGVFAMTPAANARGLEAMGVWPTGGHEGPRAAFIAAEAPPQKLLEMTEFRVFHAARMSDVLRRYADVVLPAKTPYEKRGTLLNVESRLVGLEPAHVDAGEAEGLTQALGLFADALGVQAPVRFVHQARRRFQERYRIDLDKLEPYGTLWRPRVSLAPRPAPMEGNLYLRPSMWKARHRLGAVVQRALGALELAAHPETALAEGLDEGATLEVETPQGALRARLVFDPELPKGWFFLPAGTPAARLPFRALVPQGGETS; the protein is encoded by the coding sequence ATGCCGAAAGTCAAGGTCAACGACCGCACCGTCGAGGTCCCCCCCGGCACCTCGGCGATGGACGCGATCTTCCACGCCGGCTACGACGTGCCCCTCTTCTGCGCCGAACGCCACCTGAGCCCCACCGGCTCCTGCCGGATGTGCTTGGTGCGTGCGGGCGCGCCGCGCAAGGGGCCGGACGGCGAGTGGATCACCGACGAGTCGGGGGAGGTCAAGATCTTCTGGTTCCCCAAACTGATGGCGAGCTGCACGCTGGCCGTCAGCGAGGGCATGGTGATCGACACCCTGTCGGACGAGGTGCGGCACGCCCAGTCGGGGATGGTGGAGCTGACGCTCGCCAACCACCCGCTCGACTGCCCCACCTGCGACAAGGGCGGGGCCTGCGACCTGCAGGACCGCGCCTACGAGTACGGGCTCGACGAGAAGTTCTACACCGGGCCCGAGGGTGAGCCGGTCTACACCCGCTACGCCTTCACCAAGCGCCACGTCGACAAGCACCACCCGCTCAGCGAGTTCATCATCCTCGACCGTGAGCGCTGCATCCACTGCAAGCGCTGCGTGCGCTACTTCGAGGAGATCCCCGGCGACCAGGTGCTCGACTTCATCGAGCGCGCGGTGCACACCTTCATCGGCACCGCCGACGAGGGGCTGCCCTCCAACTTCAGCGGCAACATCACCGACATCTGCCCGGTGGGGGCGCTGCTCGACCGGGTGGCGCGCTTCCGCGGCCGCAACTGGGAGTTCGAGCAGACCCCCAGCGTGAGCACCGACGACGCCTCGGGCCAGTTCATCTGGATCGACGCCCGCAGCGGCCGCATCGAGCGCATCCGCGCCCGTGAGAACCCTGAGCTGAACGACATCTGGATCTCCGACGCGGCGCGCTTCGGCCACGAGTGGGCCGATACCGACCGCATCACCCGGCCCATGGTGCGCAAAGGCGGCTCGCTCGAGCCCGCGACCTGGGAGGAGGCGCTCGCCGCCATGCGCCAGGGACTCGAGGGCGTCGACAGGAAACGCGTGGGCGTCGTGCTTCCCGGCGACGCCACCCTGGAGGAGGGGCTGGCCGCGGCCGAGCTCGCGAAGCAGCTGGAGAGCGGCTTCCTCGACTTCGAGGGACGCACCGCGGTGCCGGCTTCGAACTTCCCGGCGGCCTCCTTCGCGAGCGTGCTCGAGGCCGACTACCTGCTCGTGGTGGGCGACCCCACCGAGGAGCTGCCCATCGCGCACGTCTGGATCCACAAGCGCCTGCGCGGGGTGCCGATGCCGCCGCGTTTCAACCACGGCACCCCGATCGCCGACCTCGCCATCCGCGAGCACACCCCGCCCGACCCCCGGCTCCTGGGCGCCTTCGCGCCGCACCCCACGCGGGTCATGGAGTGGGCCGAGGCCAAGGGCGTCTTCGAACCCGGCCACGCCGTCGCCCTCCTCGCCGCCTTCGAGGCGGCGCTGGCGGGCCGCGAGCCCACCGAGGTGCCGGGCGTGGACCCGGCGGCGGTGGGGCGCGCTGCGGAGCGCTGGCTGGCCGCCGAAAAGCGGGTCCTCTTCCTGGGCGCCGAGGTGCTGATGGACCCCGAGGCCGCGAAGCTGGCCGAGAAGATCGCCAAGTCGCAGGGCGCCGGCGTCTTCGCCATGACCCCGGCGGCCAACGCCCGCGGGCTCGAGGCCATGGGCGTCTGGCCTACGGGAGGCCACGAGGGGCCGCGCGCGGCCTTCATCGCCGCCGAGGCGCCCCCGCAGAAGCTGCTCGAGATGACCGAGTTCCGCGTCTTCCACGCCGCGCGCATGAGCGACGTGCTGCGGCGCTACGCCGACGTGGTGCTGCCGGCCAAGACGCCTTACGAGAAGCGCGGCACCCTGCTCAACGTCGAGAGCCGGCTCGTGGGGCTCGAACCCGCCCACGTCGACGCCGGCGAGGCCGAGGGCCTGACGCAGGCGCTGGGCCTCTTCGCGGACGCCCTGGGGGTGCAGGCGCCGGTGCGCTTCGTGCACCAGGCGCGCAGGCGCTTCCAGGAGCGCTACCGGATCGACCTGGACAAGCTCGAGCCCTACGGGACCCTCTGGCGTCCGCGCGTCAGCCTGGCCCCGCGCCCGGCGCCGATGGAGGGCAACCTCTACCTGCGGCCGAGCATGTGGAAGGCGCGCCACCGCCTGGGTGCCGTGGTCCAGCGGGCGCTGGGCGCGCTCGAGCTGGCCGCGCACCCCGAAACCGCCCTGGCCGAAGGGCTCGACGAGGGCGCGACGCTCGAGGTGGAGACCCCCCAGGGGGCCCTCAGGGCGCGCCTCGTCTTCGACCCCGAACTGCCCAAGGGCTGGTTCTTCCTGCCGGCGGGAACGCCGGCGGCCCGGCTTCCCTTCCGGGCCCTGGTGCCCCAGGGAGGTGAAACCTCATGA
- a CDS encoding complex I subunit 1/NuoH family protein, giving the protein MIYLIAAIKGLVLILLLLFAFAYLTWGMRRGLARFQVRLGPNRVGPLGLLQPIADAVKAIFKEDISVAKADRFVYWLAPIISFTFALAAFAVIPLGPEGSLFGLDPWVADLDVGILYIFAVAELAVYGIFLSGWASGSKYSLMGGMRSAAGLVGYELALGVALLGPVLVVGSLSLRDIVDWQGQYGWLIVWQFPAFVVYFIAALAEMGRTPFDFVEAEQELVGGFSTEYNSMKFVAFYMAELLHWITASALIPTLFLGGWHAPFGLPEVPILWLFVKWLVFIFIVMWIWASWFRTRYDVMIRFAWGVLFPVALAWFLATAYWVASKGGAV; this is encoded by the coding sequence ATGATCTACCTGATCGCCGCGATCAAGGGCCTGGTCCTGATCCTGCTCCTGCTCTTCGCCTTCGCCTACCTCACCTGGGGCATGCGCCGCGGCCTGGCCCGCTTCCAGGTCCGCCTCGGTCCCAACCGCGTCGGACCGCTGGGCCTCCTGCAGCCGATCGCCGACGCGGTCAAGGCCATCTTCAAGGAAGACATCTCGGTGGCCAAGGCCGACCGCTTCGTCTACTGGCTGGCGCCGATCATCTCCTTCACCTTCGCGCTCGCCGCCTTCGCGGTGATCCCGCTGGGGCCCGAAGGCAGCCTCTTCGGCCTCGATCCGTGGGTCGCCGATCTCGACGTCGGAATCCTCTACATCTTCGCCGTCGCCGAGCTGGCCGTCTACGGCATCTTCCTCTCCGGCTGGGCCTCGGGGTCGAAGTACAGCCTGATGGGCGGCATGCGCTCCGCCGCGGGGCTGGTGGGCTACGAGCTGGCGCTGGGCGTCGCGCTGCTGGGTCCGGTGCTCGTCGTGGGCTCGCTCAGCCTGCGCGACATCGTGGACTGGCAGGGCCAGTACGGCTGGCTGATCGTCTGGCAGTTCCCGGCCTTCGTCGTCTACTTCATCGCCGCGCTCGCCGAGATGGGGCGCACCCCTTTCGATTTCGTCGAAGCCGAGCAGGAGCTGGTGGGCGGCTTCTCCACCGAGTACAACAGCATGAAGTTCGTGGCCTTCTACATGGCCGAGCTGCTGCACTGGATCACGGCCTCGGCCCTGATCCCGACGCTGTTCCTGGGCGGTTGGCACGCCCCCTTCGGCCTGCCGGAGGTCCCGATCCTGTGGTTGTTCGTCAAGTGGCTGGTCTTCATCTTCATCGTGATGTGGATCTGGGCCAGCTGGTTCCGCACCCGGTACGACGTGATGATTCGCTTCGCCTGGGGGGTGCTCTTCCCGGTGGCGCTCGCCTGGTTCCTGGCGACGGCCTACTGGGTGGCCAGCAAAGGAGGAGCCGTATGA
- the nuoI gene encoding NADH-quinone oxidoreductase subunit NuoI, which produces MSVFALAKAMGITLKHLFSKPVTIPYPSAPVPLKPRFHGRHVLTRHPDGLEKCIGCSLCAAACPAYAIYVEPDENDPENPVSAGERYAKVYEINMLRCIFCGLCEEACPTGAIVLGNEFELADYVYSDFVYGKEDLLVDTVGSKPQRREAQVTGKPLKLGFEVPYVRPELEGVKYE; this is translated from the coding sequence ATGAGCGTGTTCGCATTGGCCAAGGCGATGGGGATCACCCTCAAGCACCTGTTCTCCAAGCCGGTGACCATTCCCTACCCGAGTGCACCGGTGCCCCTGAAGCCGCGGTTCCACGGCCGGCACGTGCTCACCCGGCACCCGGACGGCCTGGAGAAGTGCATCGGCTGCAGCCTCTGCGCCGCGGCCTGCCCCGCCTACGCCATCTACGTGGAGCCCGATGAGAACGACCCCGAAAACCCGGTTTCGGCGGGGGAGCGCTACGCCAAGGTCTACGAGATCAACATGCTGCGCTGCATCTTCTGCGGGCTTTGCGAGGAGGCCTGCCCCACCGGGGCGATCGTGCTGGGCAACGAGTTCGAGCTGGCCGACTACGTCTACTCCGACTTCGTCTACGGCAAGGAAGACCTGCTGGTGGACACCGTGGGCTCCAAGCCGCAGCGGCGCGAGGCCCAGGTAACCGGCAAGCCGCTGAAGCTGGGCTTCGAGGTCCCCTACGTGCGGCCCGAGCTGGAGGGGGTGAAGTACGAGTGA
- a CDS encoding NADH-quinone oxidoreductase subunit J family protein, giving the protein MSAFDLIAGVLLIASALAAVTLKNAVHAGLALVGNFLVLATVYFALEAQFLGWIQIIVYAGAVMVLFLFVIMLLFDAKADVGAGRMPWMRPIAAALAAVFFLALAYAFSGVGPVHPLAEIKLAGGLPGPLGQLLYGPWLYVVLLIAVLLFAATVAAVVLVQPGVRGARKKPQVLERERELEEVDR; this is encoded by the coding sequence GTGAGCGCCTTCGACCTGATCGCCGGGGTGCTGCTGATCGCCAGCGCGCTCGCTGCGGTCACCCTCAAGAACGCGGTGCACGCGGGCCTGGCGCTGGTGGGCAACTTCCTGGTGCTGGCCACCGTCTACTTCGCGCTCGAGGCCCAGTTCCTCGGTTGGATCCAGATCATCGTCTACGCCGGCGCGGTGATGGTCCTCTTCCTCTTCGTGATCATGCTGCTCTTCGACGCCAAGGCCGACGTGGGCGCGGGCCGCATGCCCTGGATGCGGCCGATCGCCGCGGCGCTCGCCGCCGTCTTCTTCCTGGCCCTGGCCTACGCCTTCTCGGGCGTAGGGCCGGTCCACCCGCTCGCCGAGATCAAGCTGGCCGGGGGGCTGCCGGGTCCGCTGGGGCAGCTGCTCTACGGCCCCTGGCTCTACGTCGTGCTGCTCATCGCGGTGCTGCTCTTCGCGGCCACGGTGGCCGCGGTGGTGCTGGTGCAGCCCGGGGTGCGCGGGGCGCGCAAGAAGCCCCAGGTGCTCGAGCGGGAGCGGGAACTCGAGGAGGTGGACCGGTGA
- the nuoK gene encoding NADH-quinone oxidoreductase subunit NuoK has translation MSYYLLLSALLFAIGLYGVLARRTAILIFMSIELMLNAANLAFVAFARTSGNLDGQVMALVVIALAAAEVAVGLGIIVAVFRARSSTSVDDLAELRG, from the coding sequence GTGAGCTACTACCTGCTGCTTTCCGCCCTGCTCTTCGCCATCGGCCTCTACGGCGTGCTGGCGCGGCGCACGGCGATCCTCATCTTCATGTCCATCGAGCTGATGCTGAACGCGGCCAACCTGGCCTTCGTGGCCTTCGCCCGCACCTCGGGCAACCTCGACGGGCAGGTGATGGCGCTGGTGGTCATCGCGCTCGCCGCCGCCGAGGTGGCCGTGGGCCTCGGCATCATCGTCGCGGTCTTCCGCGCCCGCAGCTCCACCTCGGTGGACGACCTCGCGGAGCTTAGGGGGTGA
- the nuoL gene encoding NADH-quinone oxidoreductase subunit L, with protein sequence MLLLLILLLPLLGFVFLGLFGKHLREPAPGVIASALTGLSFLLVLYGVLTGGAEWAIKDWLPGIPFSLVLDSLSGYMGLVVTGIGFLIHVYAIGYMHGDAGFSRFFAYLNFFIAMMMTLVLAGSYPVMFIGWEGVGLASFLLIGFWYTEKVNADSARKAFITNRIGDLGFLLGMALLYSLFGTLSIGELREAIEGSTVLPMALGTAGLLLFVGAVGKSAQVPLMVWLPDAMAGPTPVSALIHAATMVTAGVYLIARSSFLYANLQDVSYFIAVIGLVTAAYGALSALGQWDIKKIVAYSTISQLGYMFLAVGVGAYWIALFHVMTHAFYKALLFMASGSVIHALGGEQDVRKMGGLKKYLPRTHLHGLAGALSLAGFPLLAGFWSKDAIITATLTYPFGGTGFYLAGLAVAFLTAVYAMRWYVLVFLGEYKGSGHPHEAPPVMTVPNDVLALGAVFAGFLALPEPLWNLVEPYLAPALAHVEKHHMTLGLEWGLIALSAVVALVGLYLGYLAFRRWTLPAWYLTFQTWSTQAFYVDRVYNVLIVNPLKELALVLALFDGFLDTVYLAAAGVGSWLGGLLSRVQTGYVRAYGALMVLGLVAVLVWGVLR encoded by the coding sequence ATGCTGCTCCTACTCATCCTTCTCCTGCCGCTCCTGGGCTTCGTCTTCCTGGGGCTCTTTGGCAAGCACCTGCGCGAGCCCGCGCCGGGCGTGATCGCCTCGGCGCTTACGGGGCTCAGCTTCCTGCTGGTGCTCTACGGGGTGCTGACCGGGGGCGCCGAGTGGGCGATCAAGGACTGGCTGCCCGGCATTCCCTTCAGCCTCGTCCTCGACTCGCTTTCGGGCTACATGGGGCTGGTGGTTACGGGCATCGGCTTCCTGATCCACGTCTACGCGATCGGCTACATGCACGGCGACGCGGGGTTCAGCCGCTTCTTCGCCTACCTCAACTTCTTCATCGCCATGATGATGACCCTCGTCCTCGCCGGCAGCTACCCGGTGATGTTCATCGGCTGGGAGGGCGTGGGTCTGGCCAGCTTCCTGCTGATCGGCTTCTGGTACACCGAGAAGGTCAACGCCGACAGCGCCCGCAAGGCCTTCATCACCAACCGCATCGGTGACCTGGGCTTCCTGCTGGGCATGGCCCTGCTCTACAGCCTCTTCGGCACCCTCTCGATCGGCGAGCTGCGCGAAGCCATCGAGGGCAGCACGGTGCTGCCGATGGCGCTCGGCACCGCGGGCTTGCTGCTCTTCGTGGGCGCGGTGGGCAAGAGCGCCCAGGTGCCGCTGATGGTCTGGTTGCCCGACGCCATGGCGGGCCCCACGCCGGTCAGCGCCCTGATCCACGCGGCCACGATGGTCACCGCCGGCGTCTACCTGATCGCCCGCAGTTCCTTCCTCTACGCCAACCTGCAGGACGTCTCCTACTTCATCGCCGTCATCGGCCTGGTCACCGCGGCCTACGGGGCGCTCTCCGCCCTGGGGCAGTGGGACATCAAGAAGATCGTCGCCTACTCGACGATCAGCCAGCTGGGCTACATGTTCCTGGCCGTGGGGGTGGGGGCGTACTGGATCGCGCTCTTCCACGTCATGACCCACGCTTTTTACAAGGCCCTCCTCTTCATGGCCTCGGGCTCGGTCATCCACGCCCTCGGCGGCGAGCAGGACGTACGCAAGATGGGCGGCCTCAAGAAGTACCTGCCGCGCACCCACCTGCACGGCCTCGCGGGCGCGCTCTCGCTCGCCGGCTTCCCGCTGCTCGCCGGGTTCTGGTCCAAGGACGCGATCATTACCGCGACGCTCACCTACCCCTTCGGGGGCACGGGCTTCTACCTGGCCGGCCTGGCCGTGGCCTTCCTGACCGCGGTCTACGCGATGCGCTGGTACGTGCTCGTCTTCCTGGGCGAGTACAAGGGCAGCGGCCACCCCCACGAGGCGCCGCCGGTGATGACCGTGCCCAACGACGTGCTCGCCCTGGGCGCGGTCTTCGCGGGTTTCCTGGCCCTCCCCGAGCCGCTTTGGAACCTGGTGGAACCCTACCTGGCCCCGGCACTGGCCCACGTCGAGAAGCACCACATGACGCTCGGCCTCGAGTGGGGCTTGATCGCCCTCTCGGCGGTGGTGGCGCTGGTCGGCCTCTACCTGGGCTACCTGGCCTTCCGCCGCTGGACGTTGCCGGCTTGGTACCTCACCTTCCAGACCTGGTCGACCCAAGCCTTCTACGTGGACCGGGTGTACAACGTCCTGATCGTCAATCCCCTGAAGGAGCTGGCCCTGGTGCTCGCGCTCTTTGACGGCTTCCTCGACACCGTCTACCTCGCCGCCGCCGGCGTCGGTTCGTGGCTGGGCGGCCTCCTCTCCAGGGTGCAGACGGGCTACGTGCGCGCCTACGGCGCGCTCATGGTGCTCGGCCTGGTGGCCGTGCTCGTCTGGGGGGTGCTGCGATGA
- a CDS encoding complex I subunit 4 family protein → MIHVLIFLPLVFGLAALVLPRQARTLGLVGAGAALVLGLVSFGAYLEGSSGAYQVPLLAEAGVYYAVAWDGVGAVLMLAVVVTTFLALLAAHDVPPAMVGLALLMESGLLGILAARDLVLFYVFFEATLIPSLLMLGLFGGVGRVRALVKFAIFTLVGSLLMLAGILAVRYLGGAPSFLLDDLVAHPLAGAAGMWAFAAFLIAFMVKTPLFPLHVWLPDFHAENHPSGLADAMGTLYKVGLFGLFRWALPLFPEAFLAFQPWLLALAALTALGAAWTAYAQTDWKRLLAYGALSHMGVGALGLFSGTPEGALGAIFLLAASAVYTGALFLFAGSLHRRFGTLDLRPTSGLAKSAPALAALGLILVLAMVGLPGLSGFPGEFMNLLGAWQASPVWTFVGFLAVIAAAAYALGAYQQIFHNAPDKPADDLDAFEWQWGALATLAIVFMGVYPKLFTTALQPAAEALAALLGGGR, encoded by the coding sequence ATGATCCACGTCCTGATCTTCCTCCCGCTCGTCTTCGGTTTGGCGGCCCTCGTCCTTCCCCGGCAGGCCCGCACGCTCGGCCTCGTGGGGGCGGGCGCGGCCCTGGTGCTCGGTCTGGTGAGCTTCGGCGCCTACCTGGAGGGCTCGAGCGGGGCCTACCAGGTACCGCTCCTGGCCGAGGCCGGCGTCTACTACGCCGTGGCCTGGGACGGCGTGGGCGCGGTGCTGATGCTCGCGGTCGTGGTCACGACCTTCCTCGCCCTGCTGGCGGCCCACGACGTGCCGCCGGCGATGGTGGGGCTGGCCCTGCTCATGGAGTCGGGGCTGCTCGGGATCCTGGCCGCGCGCGACCTCGTCCTCTTCTACGTCTTCTTCGAGGCGACCCTGATTCCCAGCCTGCTCATGCTCGGCCTCTTCGGCGGCGTGGGGCGCGTGCGGGCGCTCGTCAAGTTCGCGATCTTCACCCTGGTGGGCAGCCTGCTGATGCTCGCGGGCATCCTGGCCGTGCGCTACCTGGGCGGCGCGCCCAGCTTCCTGCTGGACGACCTGGTGGCCCACCCGCTCGCGGGCGCCGCCGGAATGTGGGCGTTCGCGGCCTTCCTGATCGCCTTCATGGTCAAGACGCCGCTCTTCCCGCTGCACGTCTGGCTGCCCGACTTCCACGCCGAGAACCACCCCTCGGGGCTGGCCGACGCGATGGGTACGCTCTACAAGGTGGGCCTGTTCGGCCTCTTCCGCTGGGCGCTGCCGCTCTTCCCCGAGGCCTTCCTCGCCTTCCAGCCCTGGCTGCTGGCGCTGGCGGCGCTGACGGCGCTGGGCGCGGCCTGGACCGCCTACGCCCAGACCGACTGGAAACGGCTCCTCGCCTACGGCGCGCTCTCGCACATGGGCGTGGGGGCGCTGGGCCTCTTCAGCGGCACCCCGGAGGGGGCGCTGGGGGCGATCTTCCTGCTGGCGGCCTCGGCGGTCTACACCGGCGCGCTCTTCCTCTTCGCCGGCAGCCTGCACCGGCGCTTCGGCACCCTGGACCTGCGCCCCACCTCGGGCCTGGCCAAGTCGGCGCCGGCGCTGGCGGCGCTGGGGCTGATCCTGGTGCTGGCCATGGTGGGCCTCCCGGGGCTCTCGGGCTTCCCGGGCGAGTTCATGAACCTGCTCGGCGCCTGGCAGGCCAGCCCCGTCTGGACCTTCGTCGGCTTCCTGGCCGTCATCGCCGCGGCGGCGTACGCGCTGGGGGCCTACCAGCAGATCTTCCACAACGCCCCTGACAAGCCCGCGGACGACCTGGACGCCTTCGAATGGCAGTGGGGCGCGCTGGCCACGCTCGCAATCGTCTTCATGGGCGTCTACCCCAAGCTCTTCACGACGGCGCTCCAGCCCGCGGCCGAGGCGCTGGCCGCCCTGCTCGGAGGTGGACGGTGA
- a CDS encoding NADH-quinone oxidoreductase subunit N, with product MTTLWILFLTALAATFVGFFAPARTAKVFTLLGLVAALVSLALGWGEPLSAYGGLYVLDPFAQGFTLVMIVGGLLALLADCDYFQRKGWPPFEYYALVAFAVLGGHVMASTAHLGVIVVGLELLSIPLYALAASRRDEASYEASLKYFLLGAVAAAVFLYGIALYFGATGGFVLGAAGSGPIYAAAVMLLLAGLAFKTALVPFHWWTPDVYQGSPAPVTLFMATAVKAAAFAAFARVLAAVGLEGPVFYALAALVLLTVFWGNLTAMVQGEAKRMLAYSSVAHAGYIAIALFGPDPAPAMGYYLLAYALSTGLAFAVLTQLDDGRGVRLGELAGLWGRSPLLGLGWTVALFSLAGLPPLVGFWGKYLVFLEAARGGQYLLVALALFAAVIAAYYYLKLLGAALFAKAEKAEKIVLSGSTPVGIALATLLVVLLGVLPGLGFGLFTAANAIVR from the coding sequence GTGACCACGCTCTGGATCCTCTTCCTGACGGCCCTCGCGGCCACCTTCGTGGGCTTCTTCGCTCCCGCGCGCACGGCCAAGGTCTTCACGCTGCTGGGCCTCGTGGCCGCGCTCGTGAGCCTGGCGCTCGGCTGGGGCGAGCCTCTTTCCGCCTATGGAGGGCTCTACGTCCTCGACCCCTTTGCCCAGGGGTTCACCCTGGTGATGATCGTGGGCGGCCTGCTGGCGCTTCTCGCCGACTGCGACTACTTCCAGCGCAAGGGCTGGCCTCCCTTCGAGTACTACGCGCTCGTCGCCTTCGCGGTCCTGGGCGGCCACGTGATGGCCAGCACCGCGCACCTGGGCGTGATCGTGGTGGGGCTCGAGCTCCTTTCGATCCCGCTCTACGCGCTGGCGGCGAGCCGCCGCGACGAGGCGAGCTACGAGGCCAGCCTCAAGTACTTCCTGCTGGGGGCGGTGGCCGCGGCCGTCTTCCTCTACGGCATCGCGCTCTACTTCGGCGCCACCGGCGGCTTCGTGCTGGGGGCCGCGGGCTCGGGGCCGATCTACGCCGCCGCGGTCATGCTGCTGCTCGCGGGTCTGGCCTTCAAGACCGCGCTCGTCCCCTTCCACTGGTGGACGCCGGACGTCTACCAGGGCAGCCCCGCGCCGGTCACCCTCTTCATGGCGACCGCGGTCAAGGCGGCGGCCTTCGCCGCCTTCGCCCGGGTGCTGGCCGCGGTGGGGCTCGAGGGCCCCGTCTTCTACGCACTGGCGGCGCTGGTGCTGCTCACCGTCTTCTGGGGCAACCTCACCGCGATGGTGCAGGGCGAGGCCAAGCGGATGCTCGCCTACTCCTCGGTGGCCCACGCGGGCTACATCGCCATCGCCCTCTTCGGTCCCGACCCGGCGCCGGCGATGGGCTACTACCTGCTCGCCTACGCGCTCTCGACCGGGCTCGCCTTCGCGGTGCTGACGCAGCTCGACGACGGCCGGGGCGTGCGGCTCGGGGAGCTGGCGGGGCTTTGGGGCCGCTCGCCGCTGTTGGGCCTGGGCTGGACCGTCGCCCTCTTCTCGCTCGCAGGCCTGCCGCCGCTGGTGGGTTTCTGGGGCAAGTACCTGGTCTTCCTCGAGGCCGCCCGCGGCGGCCAGTACCTGCTCGTGGCCCTGGCGCTCTTCGCCGCGGTGATCGCCGCTTACTACTACCTGAAGCTGCTGGGCGCGGCGCTCTTCGCGAAGGCGGAGAAGGCCGAGAAGATCGTCCTTTCCGGCTCCACGCCGGTGGGGATCGCGCTGGCGACGCTGCTCGTCGTGCTGCTGGGCGTGCTGCCCGGGCTGGGCTTCGGCCTCTTCACGGCGGCGAACGCGATCGTCCGTTAG
- a CDS encoding acyl-CoA dehydrogenase family protein — protein sequence MLDYYQVTELFSPEERQVQAAARKFLDAEVMPHIRDWWERGEFPRHLVRAFGEMGFLGSNLPEEYGAAGVSANAYGLIMYELERVDSGLRSFASVQGALVMYPIYAYGSEEQKREYLPKLAAGEIVGAFGLTEPDGGSDPGGNMKTKAVKDGDHYVLNGTKMWITNGSIAQIAIVWAKDEEGKILGFIVPTDTPGFSAPEIHHKMSLRASVTSELVLEDVRVHKDQLLPGSGSLRAPLSCLTQARYGIAWGVLGALEAVYTEALEFSKSRITFGRPIAARQLIQDKLVYMLSEHTKGLLLAWKLGKMKDAGTLKHTHVSLAKRNNVRVALKSARLAREILGANGITVEYHAIRHMLNLETVDTYEGTHDIHTLILGRDVTGENALT from the coding sequence ATGCTCGACTACTACCAGGTCACGGAGTTGTTCAGCCCCGAAGAACGGCAAGTTCAAGCAGCGGCCCGCAAGTTTCTGGACGCCGAGGTCATGCCCCACATCCGCGACTGGTGGGAGCGGGGCGAGTTCCCCCGCCACCTGGTGCGCGCCTTCGGCGAGATGGGCTTCCTGGGCTCGAACCTACCCGAGGAGTACGGGGCGGCGGGCGTCTCGGCCAACGCCTACGGCTTGATCATGTACGAGCTGGAGCGCGTCGACTCGGGCCTGCGCAGCTTCGCCAGCGTCCAGGGCGCTTTGGTCATGTACCCCATCTACGCCTACGGCTCCGAGGAACAGAAGCGGGAATACCTGCCCAAGCTGGCGGCGGGCGAGATCGTCGGCGCCTTCGGCCTCACCGAGCCCGACGGCGGCTCCGACCCCGGCGGCAACATGAAGACCAAGGCCGTGAAGGACGGCGACCACTACGTCCTCAACGGCACCAAGATGTGGATCACCAACGGCTCCATCGCCCAGATCGCCATCGTCTGGGCCAAGGACGAGGAAGGCAAGATCCTGGGCTTCATCGTCCCCACCGACACCCCGGGCTTCTCGGCGCCGGAGATCCACCACAAGATGAGCCTGCGCGCCAGCGTGACCAGCGAGCTGGTGCTCGAGGACGTGCGCGTGCACAAGGACCAGCTGCTCCCGGGGTCGGGGAGCCTGCGGGCGCCGCTCTCCTGCCTCACCCAGGCCCGCTACGGCATCGCCTGGGGGGTGCTGGGGGCGCTCGAGGCCGTCTACACCGAGGCGCTCGAGTTCTCGAAGAGCCGCATCACCTTCGGCCGCCCCATCGCCGCCCGCCAGCTGATCCAGGACAAGCTCGTCTACATGCTGAGCGAACACACCAAGGGGCTGCTGCTCGCCTGGAAGCTGGGCAAGATGAAGGACGCGGGCACCCTCAAGCACACCCACGTCTCCCTGGCCAAGCGCAACAACGTCCGCGTCGCCCTCAAGAGCGCGCGCCTGGCCCGCGAGATCCTGGGCGCCAACGGGATCACCGTCGAGTACCACGCCATCCGCCACATGCTCAACCTGGAGACCGTGGACACCTACGAGGGCACCCACGACATCCACACCCTGATCCTGGGCCGCGACGTCACCGGCGAGAACGCCCTCACCTGA